The region TTATTTTGTTCTCTAGCTTAGTTTTgataatattttacaaaatagtgtCCAACACTTCAAACAGTTGGTCGAAATTTTTTAGACAGCTGGTCAGAAAATTTAGATAGCTAGTCAAAAATTTTAGACAGCTGGTTGAAATTTTAGAcaaatgtcattttgcaaaagATTATCAAAATTAAGCGAGAGTACAAAATAACTTCAAAACATATATAATTTTCATCAATTTCTCTAAAAATTAATCATGTGTATGtaaatggttactttaatattaaccattggaataaaatcaatgatccatatttatagttgttaattaatatttataaaaaaaaaatttgattttttcaaatttatttatgGGTTACGTGAtgaaaatatgtatttattatagAAATATAATATCGTatacttttcatttttcaaatgcatgtcaatttctaaaatatagctagtgtctctgaTTGAttagaaacaacattaattatgacaaaaaataataataactaaattcgaaattaatgtttaaaaaaaaagatatttacctgttggtgacttgctataccaaatcactatgttgccacatcatcataattgttatacccatttatgggtagtaaccattgagaagtcttccatatatagatatatattaagATGGATGAACTTGACACAATATTAAGGCATTATTAAACCCAAGAGATGCTCACTCTTTTATATGTACTTTTTTTTGTCTCCAAGTGTATATTAACTCTCTCtccttaataataataaacaatcaaattaTCTTATTATTTTCTTACTCGCCTTAGTTTATTGTTATGTATTACGTTAGAGCATGTAAATTAGATGGGGAAGCCAATCAAAGAATACAATATAGAGAAAATTTAATTGTCGTACAATATAATGTAATGTATATTCTAtgaataatgatatgtgcactcaaaatCTGCACCCAAACATTATACACAGTCACATGGcagtattttttaaaatagtgggtcttagttttaataattataattagctAAGCTAGTCTCACACATCACTGTATATAATATTTAGGTGCATATTATCAATACTtatattctatttataaaattataggTCAATTCTTTTAAAGAAGAAAAATTTTGAGCACCCAATACGATCAATATAGCTACACAAACCCCAGAAAAAGATTTACATTTTAGTAATACCCTTAATGAGCCAAAGCCACCAAATTCTCATGTCAGGCATAGCAAGATTATTAGCCTATCACGGTGCCATGGTAACTATATATAGTGCTCACGCCACTTAACGTCGTCCGATTCAACACACTCATCAACTGTGACATTCAATCTAGTTACCCAATTCAGATCGTCTCTAGTTCCCACATGCCAGATTGGGTTTGTGATACACCATCAAATATAATAATATGCAAGTGTTTGGCTTACTCCATACAattaagaagaagagaaaagagaataGGGAGAAGCAGAGAGACAAAGTATAGAGAAAGAGGAGAGACTAGAGAGAATAGAAAATTCATATATTCTTCATTAATTGGTAAAGTGAGCCAATAACTCTATTCAACAAATTTGGATACTCATAACAAACTAATAACCCCACTTACAAGCTcatacaatatattttttttttataactaatAATCTAATACTGTGAATAATATAAGCTTTGATGGTGTATCAGTTTGCCTGAAGGATTAGGAAAGCATCGACACTCCCCCTTCGCTTAGTTTACTCAAGAATTTCATGTCTGCCATAAGCTTATTGCATGAATTTTCCCTGAATGATGTGGAACCACTGGCCCCCTGTGAAACCTCTCCTCTCAAGCCGTTGAAGATCAACTGCCCAGTGCCTAGTCCGACACCCAACCATCCTCAAACGCCATCTCTGACTTCGCAGCCATACCCAAATGCCATCATCGACACAAAGCCAACCACACCAGCGCAAGTCTCATCGCCGCAAGTCCACCTATGCCAATCCTTGTCCAACACCATTTGTTGTATCTgtaagaagaagaggagaaaggagaaggaaagagaagaagaaaatagGGAAGAAAGAGGAAAATATTAGGCTTTTTCATTTTAATTTGTGTTATGTTAGATTTcttattgttataactattaaatgtttttttttttaattttggatttaaatttaaataaaatttaaaaaagaaatcaaacatgttatattttttttattctaaactaaaatggttttttattttaaattaatttatatagattttgtaattttttttaatttaagggAATTGATGAATTATGACATGGACTAATAATAGGTAGCCACGTGTGCCCATGCTGccgtataataaaaaaaattaacagagGTTGTCAATTTGCTAACAAGACTGTGGTTTAGGAGGTTTTGCCATAAAAAATAACAACTATTTGAGGTGATGGTGTCACTGCTAATTATCAAATTTTAGGGGTAAAGAGAATGTATAAACGACGACATGTCGCTGCAAAATACAATAACATTTCGCCACATCGGGTAATATTTGTGGCGACTTTTGAAAAATCAAGGGCGACACTTTCCCCCTTAATAGTTGACTATTAAGGACGATGGTCATAGTCGCCACTAACGTGGACTATTAGCGTTGACGTATTTAGGGCGTTGACTACGTTGCTCCTAGTACATATTAGGGAACAAGGGTCTTCAACGGAGACACATGTAGCTCGTGAAACACCTATTTTTTGTATTGTTTTAACAATCGAACAATGTAAATATATCTGATTGTGTCATTTACAAGACATTTTACTATTTTTACAACAATAcaaactttaaatattttttaactaAGAGTTTACTATTAAAAAGTCTTGTACACAAGAACAAACCAACTTCAATGATTTAGACTAATGACATCTCATTCTTACTTAGAGACTATATATACAGTTATTATAGCTTAAATCATGACCACACACGTTAATCTACAAGAGTTCGATATCTCTCCGAGTCATATACTAATTATACCTATTTATCTTTTCAAAATATTAATTGACCACACTACAAGAGAAAGACTCCAATGTCATCGCTGTATGTAGGCAAAATCCATGAAAAAtgattttttctgaaattattaaaaaaaacaagctACAACGATGACATGTCTTCGCTGTAGGGTGgtcaacatttttttttgttttcttttttagatttgtatattGGATCATCATCCCGAGCCTTTGCCTTTTGATCATCCCCTAGCCCGAGCTTAAAATTAtttttgattgattaattgttaaattatgtttttaattatgtaattggttattttagatagtgttgaattttgtttttcattttaggaatttgtattgttaatttaattatatttgtgatttttaatatttttttatgttaatttaatttaattaaatgttatgtaataaaaaatatatgataggttaaatatatgtataagtatatgtatataaatgtgattatgtgaatatgtttatatgtatataaatgtgaatgtgaaatatattttgaaattgtGTGGTAGGTTAAATTAATATGATtagattttattataattttttgttttcaattatatatatgttaggttaaataaattttttgtttcGAATTATATATAAGTTAggttatataaataatatgttgatttgtgaatatatttataatattttttgttttttacttgtgaattcaaatgattatattaaattttatgtatattCTCGGActggtttatatgtttttatgtagattttaaattttgggataggctAGATTACAACCGTTATGCTGCTgaaatttttgtagatttaaaaAAACTATGTATTACAAAGTAGTGTTAttaaaattgttaattaataaattttaaaacaattaataaaaattaattaaaaaaattataaagtgtaaattaaaataataattttacaagtatacaacattattaatatttttttatgaaataagtagaaattaaaataataatctctaATGGTAAATTAATAATAGATAATTAAGTTAACTATactcttaaaattaagttaaaattaaaataataaaactttattgtcattttaaaaaaaataaaaagtgaaaataatattaagaatttgataattattaaataacataataataattataattaaatatttgattgtataatgaaactttataatatATTGATAaccaacaataatatatattcataaaatttcataatttattcatagtgatttcataaaattattagcaaataaatgtagttttttatgattatcacattgtgataatttattttccacttgaattaattatgacgattgacaagagttggataactaatagacgacgtaactctaatgagttttggaatggtcttcaagcatttatacaaatggccaagaatcatgtgaatgcttcgggagaagtcagatgcccatgtgttcagtgtgtcaatatgctgaatcagAAAATGGATATAGTGGAGactcacatacacagatatgaGTTTCTGCAGCGATatgtgaagtggacctaccacggtaaagttgatatgcctccagtagtggacgatggggctccagtgactgatgagGTGATGtcattggtgaacaagacactaacgaagaaggcggaaatgaaggaatttcatatgatggtggcaatagtgcggagaatcaatttgatgacctatTTTAAGAGGCCGAtgctgagttataccctggttttacttggttgtcttccttgaacttcttggcgaagatgatgcacatgaaggttaagaataaatagacaaatagttcatttgatgaatttttgaagcttataaaatttgcattcccgaaggagaataagattctggCTTCATTCTacgagtctaagaaaaaaatgaggaagttaggcttaggttatcaatcaattcatgcttgcaagtacgactgttgtttgttctggaaggagaataccaaaaaacagagttgtcctgtatgtggtgagagtcgatgggttgacaaagacacaaaggggaaatTTTTTCCCACAAAGTGTTGttgtacttccctttgactcctaggctgaagcatctttatggttcaaggcatacagaaaatgatatgacctggcatagtacgggacggtcgaaagaagatggtgtgatgcaccactCTATTGATGGttgtgcttggaaacaatttgattccagatatcccAATTTTTCCAAAGAATCCATAAACATTCGATTGGGTTTGGatgctgatggttttaatccatttgatAACATGAAtctatcttacagcatgtggctgGTAGTATTCTGCACATAtaatatgcctccttggttgtgcatgaaagagtcatcattcatgctgaccttattgattcccggTCTGAAATCACCTtggaaggacatggatgtcttttttaGGCTTGTGGTAGATGAATTAAAGGAGTTGTAGGATGAAGGAGTTCAAAACAGAGACACTGCAATGAATAGTGTATTCAGATTGCGtgcaacactattatggactatcaatgattttccaaCGCGTAGTAGTTTGTCTAGTTGGGGTGGCCAAGGATATGTGGCATGTCCTTCAAGCAatgaagacactccttcatgttGGGTAATTGGAAAGAtggcttatgttggtcatagaagattcttatcttttACGCAATAGTGGAGGAAGAGTCGCTTGTTTGATGGGAATAATGAAAaggacgtcctccaagaaaattcagtagtcaagacatactcgaacaattagcgCATGTTCCAGATTATTTTCCAGGTAAACATGTCAGTTTTgggggtgtgaaaagaaagcgagatccaaaagagcttaatttgagtaaaaatagtattttctttcAACTTGATCACTGGTCTGAACTTGAACTGAAGCATAATTTAGATGTGATGtatgtagagaaaaatgtttgcgacagttaactcggtacttttcttatgaatgagaataCTAAATGCACCACCAACgcacgagtagacttgaagatttggggtatccgagaagagttgcacctcaaggaagacggtACAATGTTTgtcaaaccacatcctatgtactctttcacatcGGATGATAGACAATTTTTTTGTCAGttcgtaaaaggagttagacttcaTGATGActtcggttcaaatttctctaagtaACTGGCAATGATCGCaacttggataagtctatttgaAGACAATAattgagctttgcaatttctttaagcaaatttgtgctcgtacattggttgttaaggacatggagactggagaatatcaagtgatacaaattttgttcaagttggagttaatttttcctccagccttttttgacagaatgattcatttaattcttcatttactaTAAGAAGCTATCCTCAGAGGACtagtttacatgaggtggatgtattcGTTTGAGTGATATATGAAGAAATTGAAAAATTATGTTAGGAATAAGGCGcgccctgaaggttctatagcggagggttatattgtcgatgaagctttgactttttgttcgcaatatcttcagGGCGTACATACTAAATTTAATCGTCCGTAAGGAAATgcggatattgttattcctaaaagagagttgtcagtttttgaatcacaatgtcgtccaagtagcaaaaagaaaatcatatcccttgactatcttcgTCGAAAAGAAGCGGAGTGGATTGTAATCAAcaattgccctgaaatccaaccatatatggagtaagttgctcaatacatatatgaattcattaaatttaactCATGCCAAACTACTATCTTACCTTAATTGTGTtatacagtgaatgccttcgagaaaattcaaacataaatcttaaAAAATATTTCCGTATCTAGTTTAAATTGAAGATAAATTATCGAAACTGTAAAATTCTTACAAAATTTgtatcgattaatactcatctcattgtgttttatttttctgtGTTATACTCTATAGATGGATTGTTTGCGGCAAGTACAGTCAACTGAgtactgatgaattatttgctttagcaaacaggtccaatcagaatgcatactcctacacgccttgcattgttaacagtgtgaagtttttggtccatagtcgtgacgaaagacgtagcactcaaaatagtggagtttcggtgccaggaaccgatggtttcactctatggccaacttgaggagattgtagagttacgctattcccatggttactcagTAGTATTGTTTTTATGCAAATGGTTTAACACAGATGCAAGCATGGGTggaaatgtgactgagaataacataactagtatcatgattaattctgaaaGGTACAAGAACGATCAATTTATTCTCGCCAagcaagcaaaacaagttttctacttggaagatccttcaagaaacaaaaattggaaggtagtagaagaaTTCAATCATCGAAAaatctgggatcatccaagtatcgatgatgataacgaAATTGATGTTGTGCAtgatagcacttcatcaaattttgtactcactgtggaattatgagagttggagattatgcatttggattgGCCTGGTCAaaccagcataattggggaaatGCCTCGATCTGTTCCGGATGTGGATGATAATTTCATCAATGACAATGATGATGAAATTAGTGAaaatgatttagaaagtacagatgatgatgtaagaatcgacattgatgaggaataatattttcttatccatattcatatttgtatgttttaatttcaagaattttcaatcaatatatgacttttctcaacaatgtttgttttttaAGCTATGTAATTAAACTCCAACTATAACTgaatttaagttaataattatttaaactgcaaagatatgtctgctattgttgctcgttctcatggcggtgatggagcagatcctcctcctcctccagatcccacGCGAGTTCCAACTTCttgtgagacaggtaatatactataattactctatattttataaataaatgacaaattgttattattttattcaatttaatttaattttttaattaacatatgcagcagctaccgcaaaaagaagaggtcggtctcgatccaaaaatttgcagcagtTCGTCAGCGACAATAAAGGTccgttggctctacaatttgatctaaAGGAGGGAACTTACAAAGCAATTGGTGATTTTGGGACGTTGTTCACGAAACTTATTggcaaccttattggtcaccagtCCCATCATGTTATGACTCATGGCAGAGTGTTCCGGATAAGCAAAAGATTAAAATTATGCAaaagcttgaggtaaatttatctacttattcacatgtaatgttttttttattatttaaaaaatctcaccatttttttgaaggaatttttcattcttcccagagctctccctgagtggggactgatagagactgggattgagcgagagtttcaggatcgctacaaggatagaaaaggtcagAAGAAAAGACACTTTGATGAACATGGAgagtatgatgatatcgagacagccagaaagaatccaccggaggacattgacaatgagagttggcagaagttggttgaccttttcaccactctacagttcatggcacgctcaaaggcaaatgctgccaacagagcaaaacagaagtatccaagtctctatggatcgacttcttatgcctttgctcgatttaagaaggtaaataaaaatatatagataatttaaaatattttaagttatcttaataataatttcaatatttaagtgagattttgttaaattttgttttctaaagatgaatcttcagactaaggaaTTGCCCAATATTatcgatacgttccatgacatgcacaatcatccgacaTGTGGATGCGTtaacacgaatgctaaggatgcatatgtaagtaactttctaagttttgtatttatgtataatattcaattatattatgtctTAATTGTCTTGTTTATAAACggcaggatgccttgcagcaagatgtctagacacaatcccaatctcaatctcaatctgaaTTTGAAGCAGGAAGTGCCGCTGTcgatgagacacaagtcgtctcaaaggtatTTGATCAACGTCATGGCCACAACCGATGTATTGGAtggaagttgaagggcactagtacctttgcctcaagcgccaccggatactcttcacaatcagaggcatcaccgttTCCGTCAAGCATAGTTGGCCCTCCAACGATACCACAtgaggctttccagtccatgattcaacaaTTCAATCAAGCCTTTATGACCTAGAACAAcagcaaatgcaacaatatttGTAAACAACAAATCCGAACATCCAACCTTCACAATTTCACTCTatcaacttggacatgaacatAATACAGTCCATGATGAcaagctttcaaccacaacaacTACAATAGCCACAACCACCACTGCCATCACCATATCCACTACAACAGCccgacgataatgactttggagTTGATTTTGAttacatttagttttattatattactatttttaaattattaatattttgtgttttttttattattttggagacgatactacttatgttttgttaccttacattttggagactatgaatattgttaaattggttttattatttaattaataaattagttttataatttaattaaataatttggttttatttatttatttaaataatatttaatattttattaaataaatcttaaacaatataattaattaaatatattttaaaaaaaaattgtatacgtACGACATATGGTGAACTTTGGACACGAAAATCTGAGTTTTCGTGACACTACAGCGATGCCATCTCATCACTGAAGGCATATAAGCCCGTGCACTTTTCAGCGACGACATGACGTCGCTGTAGATGGAGCGGTTGACAGACCTACAGCGACCACATGTCCTTGTTGTAGaagattttgaaattcaaattttcaaattttgcaaccaccaacagcgacgacatgtcgtcgcaatatctTAGTCCAACCGAAAATAAGGATTCCCTTATTGGGACGACTACGTTTTGTCGTCGTAGTAGATTGTTACACATACGAACCTACAGCGACGCCGTTttggcgacgacatgtcgtcgttgtatacctacagcgacgaTTTCTCGATCTACAATGACGACAAAAGTCATCGCTGTACACTCTTTTTGTCATTTTGCCTATCTTCAATATCCCACAAAAACTTGAGACAAAAAGTGTTacgagaaagaaagaaaagaaaaaaagaagagaagaataaTGAAAGGTATTAAATGGTAGAGATTATTGATAAATAAAATCAGATATGGCGGCTGAAAAGTTAGAAGAGTGACATCCACACATTCATTCTCTCTTTCATCCAAAATCAAAATTTAACAAATTGAAAAGTTACACGTAGATAGATTCATGACGTTACGTACATGTTTCAGAGCAAAAGCACACCAATCTATTCTGTTGCATTAACCTCGGTATCGGTATCGTATTCAATAAacaactcaaaattcaaagaaatcaGAGATAACAAAATGGGTTCAGAACCACACCAGCTTCACCTTATCATGATCCCATTTTTGGCCCCAGGCCACCTTATTCCCATGGCGGACATGGCCAAGAAATTAGCGGAGCAGGGCGTGATGATCACTCTTATCACCACGCCGGTTAGCGCTGCAAGAATGAAACCCGTCATCGACCGGGCCATCGCCAAGTCCAACCTCAAAATCCAGCTAGTCCAAGTCCCTTTGCCACTCCACGAATTTGGCTTACCTGAGGGGTGTGATAGTGTTGACTTAGTTCCTTCAAGAAACTTGCTCAGAAGTTTCTTCGCTGCACTTAGGGAGCTTCAAAAGCCAATTGAGCAAGTGGTGAGTGAGCTTAAGCCTAGTCCGAAATGCATCATAGCTGACAAACATCTTGCATGGACAGCAGAAATCGCCAGCAAGTTTCGGATACCAAGAGTTTTGTTTGATGGAATGAGTTGTTTTTCTTTGTTATGTACTCACATCATTAGAAAAACCCAAGTTCATACGAGTGTACCAATATCAATACCCTTTGTGGTTCCTGGTATGCCTGATCATATTGAGTTTACTAGAAATCAACTACCTGCAGATTTGTATCCAAATTCAGAAGATGACCAAGATTTTCACAACAAAGTAAGAGAAGCTGAAGAAGGAGCATATGGGTTTTTGGTGAATAGCTTTGAGGAATTGGAATCCAAATACATTGAAGGTTATCAGAAGGAAAAAGTAAGCAAAACCTGGTGTATTGGTCCGGTCTCTCTTTTTAACAAAACAGATTTTGAAGTGGCTCGAAGAGGAAATAACATGGCTGCTACTGATGAAAAGCAGTTCACAAAATGGCTTGATTCATGGCCTAAGAGCTCTGTCGTTTATGCTTGTTTAGGAAGCGTCAACCGCCTTTTAATTCCGCAGATGATTGAGCTTGGTTTAGGCTTGGAGACATCAAACAGGCCATTCATTTGGGTAGTAAATGTAAATGATCAGCAAGAAGAGATAGAGAATTGGATTTTGGATAGTGGTTTTAAGGAGAGGACTAAAAGCAGGGCATTGTTGATATATGGTTGGGCTCCGCAGGTACTGATATTGTCACACCCTTCAGTTGGAGGCTTTTTAACTCATTGTGGTTGGAACTCAACATTGGAAGGGattacttgtggtaaaccaatgATAACTTGGCCCATGTTTGCTGAGCAGTTCTATAATCAGAAGCTGATTGTTCAAATTTTGAAGGTTGGTGAGTCTGTTGGGGTTAAGTTTGTTGTTCAATATGGGCAAGAAGAAAAGTTTGGAGTGTTGGTATTTAGGAAAGATATCGAGGAAGCTATAGATAAAGTAATGAGAGAAGGTATAGAAGGAGAAGATAGAAGAGAAAGAGCAGAAAGGCTTGGTGATACGGCAAAGAAGGCAATAGAGGAAGGAGGATCTTCTTATCTC is a window of Humulus lupulus chromosome 4, drHumLupu1.1, whole genome shotgun sequence DNA encoding:
- the LOC133831214 gene encoding UDP-glycosyltransferase 73C4-like produces the protein MGSEPHQLHLIMIPFLAPGHLIPMADMAKKLAEQGVMITLITTPVSAARMKPVIDRAIAKSNLKIQLVQVPLPLHEFGLPEGCDSVDLVPSRNLLRSFFAALRELQKPIEQVVSELKPSPKCIIADKHLAWTAEIASKFRIPRVLFDGMSCFSLLCTHIIRKTQVHTSVPISIPFVVPGMPDHIEFTRNQLPADLYPNSEDDQDFHNKVREAEEGAYGFLVNSFEELESKYIEGYQKEKVSKTWCIGPVSLFNKTDFEVARRGNNMAATDEKQFTKWLDSWPKSSVVYACLGSVNRLLIPQMIELGLGLETSNRPFIWVVNVNDQQEEIENWILDSGFKERTKSRALLIYGWAPQVLILSHPSVGGFLTHCGWNSTLEGITCGKPMITWPMFAEQFYNQKLIVQILKVGESVGVKFVVQYGQEEKFGVLVFRKDIEEAIDKVMREGIEGEDRRERAERLGDTAKKAIEEGGSSYLNMKLFIEDIRKMDMS